A genomic segment from Neobacillus sp. YX16 encodes:
- a CDS encoding FAD-linked oxidase C-terminal domain-containing protein, giving the protein MMSVIKIDSTDKHIMNLAAIVGGTRSILYKKVDLLAYDCDGFTIHKHLPKAVVFPKNTEEVSQIVKYCSENKLPFLARGAGTGLSGGAIPINGEVIISMVRMKKLISVDLENRRAVVEPGFINLKLTNSISDKGYYYAPDPSSQYCCTIGGNVAENAGGAHCLKYGVTTNHILGLEVVLPNGEIIEIGRNGVLDEPGYDLLGLLTGSEGTLGIVTKITVRILKSPEGKQTALAYFDRVEDGSQAVSDIISAGIVPAALEMMDKTAIEAVEAAAFPVGHPKDIEAVLLIEVDGIAAGIEEQINKIIEVCKKNNVSEVRAAKDEEERGRWWANRKTGFGAMGAISPDYLVQDGVIPRSKLPEVLRKIAQISEESGLRIANIFHAGDGNLHPLVLFDARKPGEIEKALEAGSQCLKACADVGGTITGEHGVGIEKREEMRFVFNEEEILAQTNIREVFNPDNLLNAGKLFPTPGRCVEIKKEMKA; this is encoded by the coding sequence ATGATGTCAGTCATAAAAATTGATTCCACTGACAAGCATATTATGAATCTCGCAGCAATCGTGGGTGGCACTCGTTCCATTTTGTATAAAAAAGTAGATTTGCTCGCATATGATTGCGATGGATTTACGATTCATAAGCATTTGCCAAAGGCTGTTGTCTTTCCGAAAAATACAGAGGAAGTATCCCAAATAGTTAAGTATTGCTCTGAAAACAAGCTGCCTTTTCTTGCCCGTGGTGCGGGAACAGGCTTAAGCGGTGGGGCAATTCCTATTAATGGTGAAGTAATCATCAGCATGGTTCGAATGAAAAAACTAATCAGTGTAGACCTTGAAAATAGGAGAGCGGTAGTTGAACCTGGCTTCATCAATCTGAAACTAACAAACTCCATTTCTGATAAGGGCTATTATTATGCCCCTGATCCTTCAAGTCAATATTGCTGCACAATTGGAGGGAATGTCGCAGAAAATGCAGGCGGGGCACATTGTCTGAAATATGGAGTAACAACTAATCATATTCTAGGTCTTGAAGTGGTGCTGCCAAATGGAGAGATTATCGAGATTGGCAGGAATGGAGTCTTGGATGAGCCTGGCTACGATTTACTCGGGCTATTAACTGGTTCAGAAGGGACGCTCGGAATTGTCACGAAAATTACCGTTCGAATTCTCAAAAGTCCAGAAGGAAAACAGACCGCTTTAGCTTATTTTGATAGGGTTGAAGATGGAAGTCAGGCTGTATCAGATATTATTTCAGCAGGTATTGTTCCGGCGGCACTGGAAATGATGGACAAAACAGCGATTGAGGCGGTGGAAGCAGCTGCATTTCCTGTCGGACATCCAAAGGATATTGAAGCGGTACTATTAATTGAAGTTGACGGAATCGCTGCAGGTATAGAAGAACAAATTAATAAAATCATAGAGGTTTGTAAAAAAAACAATGTCAGTGAGGTTCGAGCCGCTAAAGATGAGGAAGAAAGAGGACGGTGGTGGGCCAATCGTAAAACAGGCTTTGGGGCAATGGGTGCCATTTCTCCTGATTATTTAGTACAGGATGGGGTCATTCCTAGGAGCAAGCTGCCAGAAGTCCTGCGAAAAATCGCTCAAATAAGTGAAGAATCTGGACTGCGTATTGCCAATATTTTTCATGCTGGAGATGGAAATCTCCATCCGCTGGTTCTATTTGATGCTCGTAAGCCAGGAGAAATCGAAAAGGCCTTAGAAGCGGGAAGCCAATGTTTGAAAGCTTGTGCAGATGTTGGCGGCACGATAACAGGTGAGCATGGGGTAGGAATTGAAAAGCGTGAAGAAATGCGCTTTGTTTTTAATGAAGAGGAAATCCTTGCACAAACGAATATACGTGAAGTATTTAACCCTGATAATCTCTTGAATGCCGGGAAACTTTTTCCGACTCCAGGGCGTTGTGTAGAAATAAAAAAAGAAATGAAAGCGTAA
- a CDS encoding malate synthase G, which yields MVNYVKVGNIQVASELYEFINSEALPGSQVKQGRFWAGFEKIITNLTPKNKELLARRGELQREINTWHRENKEFDFNRYKAFLEEIGYLLLEPEDFNISTEGADDEIARKAGPQLVVPVDNARYAINAANARWGSLYDALYGTDVISDEGDAKAQGGYNPVRGEKVISFAREFLDHSVPLQVGSHKEAVSYTIDQGSLVVTLRNGDQVRLKNEAKFAGYKGEPTQPSAVLLKNNDNYFEIQIDHSHPIGKTDAAGVKDILLESALTSIMDCEDSVAAVDAQDKVLVYRNWLGLNRGNLSANFTKGNKTLTRTLNPDRSYLSPSGSEFTLPGRALMLVRNVGHLMTNNAVLDGDGNEVQEGIIDAVVTSLCAKHSIIGNTTFKNSETGSIYIVKPKMHGPEEAAFANELFNQTEDLLGLVRNTLKIGVMDEERRTSLNLKACIREVQERVVFINTGFLDRTGDEMHTSMEAGAMIRKNEMKSTLWLQSYEKSNVNNGLSTGFQGRAQIGKGMWAMPDLMKSMLEQKIGHLLAGGNTAWVPSPTAATLHALHYHQVNVKEVQNNLFGSISDLRDDILQIPVAEDTNWSQEEIQAELDNNAQGILGYVVRWVEQGIGCSKVPDINNIALMEDRATLRISSQHVANWLHHGVCKKEQVVETMKRMAMVVDEQNAGDSAYRPMAPDFDQSVAFQAACDLVFKGYDQPSGYTEPILHSRRLEAKAKFSIRS from the coding sequence ATGGTTAACTATGTAAAAGTGGGAAATATACAGGTAGCGAGTGAACTCTATGAGTTTATTAATTCTGAGGCATTGCCAGGCAGTCAAGTAAAACAGGGAAGATTTTGGGCAGGATTTGAAAAAATCATCACCAATCTGACTCCAAAAAATAAGGAATTACTCGCAAGAAGAGGTGAACTTCAAAGGGAAATTAACACTTGGCATAGAGAGAATAAAGAATTCGATTTTAATAGATACAAAGCTTTTTTAGAGGAAATCGGCTATCTGCTGCTAGAACCAGAGGATTTTAACATTTCTACAGAAGGAGCAGATGATGAAATTGCACGTAAAGCTGGACCTCAATTGGTCGTCCCTGTTGATAATGCCCGCTATGCGATTAATGCAGCCAATGCTCGATGGGGTAGTTTGTATGACGCCTTATATGGCACTGATGTCATTAGTGATGAGGGTGATGCTAAGGCACAAGGTGGATATAATCCTGTACGTGGGGAAAAAGTCATCTCCTTTGCTAGAGAATTCCTTGACCACAGTGTTCCTTTGCAGGTTGGGTCACATAAAGAGGCTGTTAGCTACACCATTGACCAAGGAAGTTTAGTGGTAACCTTACGTAATGGGGATCAAGTTCGTTTGAAAAATGAAGCTAAATTTGCTGGGTATAAGGGTGAACCAACCCAGCCATCAGCTGTCCTATTGAAAAATAATGATAACTATTTTGAAATCCAAATTGATCACAGCCATCCAATTGGAAAAACGGATGCTGCAGGTGTAAAAGATATTCTCCTAGAATCGGCTCTTACTTCGATTATGGATTGCGAAGACTCTGTGGCAGCTGTGGATGCACAGGATAAGGTACTCGTTTATAGGAATTGGCTGGGCTTAAATAGAGGTAATCTTTCTGCCAATTTTACAAAAGGAAATAAAACCTTAACCCGAACGCTCAATCCTGACCGCAGTTACTTGTCACCTAGTGGCAGTGAATTCACTTTGCCAGGGCGTGCGTTAATGCTCGTTCGAAATGTAGGGCATTTGATGACTAATAATGCAGTCCTTGATGGGGACGGTAATGAAGTACAAGAGGGAATCATCGATGCTGTTGTTACCTCTCTATGTGCCAAGCATTCTATCATTGGAAATACCACCTTCAAAAATTCTGAAACCGGCTCCATTTATATTGTAAAGCCAAAAATGCATGGTCCCGAAGAAGCAGCATTTGCCAATGAGCTATTTAATCAGACAGAGGATTTACTAGGTTTAGTCAGAAATACATTAAAAATTGGAGTAATGGATGAGGAACGCCGCACATCGTTAAATCTAAAAGCCTGTATCCGGGAAGTTCAGGAGCGTGTTGTTTTCATTAACACTGGATTCCTTGACCGGACAGGTGACGAAATGCACACCTCCATGGAGGCAGGTGCGATGATTCGTAAAAATGAAATGAAATCCACACTTTGGCTGCAAAGCTATGAAAAATCAAATGTTAATAATGGTTTGTCAACAGGCTTCCAAGGAAGAGCGCAAATCGGTAAAGGAATGTGGGCAATGCCTGATTTAATGAAAAGTATGCTTGAGCAAAAAATCGGCCATTTATTGGCTGGAGGGAACACAGCATGGGTTCCATCTCCAACCGCTGCCACTTTGCACGCTCTGCATTACCACCAAGTAAATGTGAAGGAAGTACAAAATAATCTTTTTGGAAGTATTTCTGATTTACGTGATGATATTTTGCAAATTCCTGTTGCTGAGGATACAAATTGGAGTCAAGAAGAAATTCAAGCAGAGCTTGATAATAATGCTCAAGGGATTCTAGGTTATGTGGTAAGGTGGGTTGAGCAGGGAATCGGCTGCTCAAAAGTACCAGATATTAATAATATTGCACTTATGGAAGACCGAGCCACTCTTCGTATTTCCAGCCAGCACGTAGCGAACTGGCTGCATCATGGAGTTTGCAAGAAGGAACAAGTGGTTGAGACAATGAAGAGGATGGCAATGGTAGTGGATGAACAAAATGCTGGCGATTCTGCGTACAGACCAATGGCACCTGATTTCGATCAATCTGTTGCTTTCCAGGCTGCTTGTGATCTTGTATTTAAGGGCTATGACCAGCCAAGTGGATATACTGAACCCATCTTGCATAGCCGCCGACTTGAAGCGAAAGCTAAATTTTCAATCAGATCCTAA
- a CDS encoding IclR family transcriptional regulator, translating to MQRDNVVKSVSRALDIIALVGMKKGGLGVTEIANQIDINKSSVFRTLSTLVQYGYIEQDRETGKYKLGYKFLDISSKLLESIDIRSEAKPFLKELENMTNEVIHLVVYDQAEVVYIEKLEGTETLRTHSKVGKRAPMHCTSVGKAILAHLPENDVLSILDRKGMPYHTDHTITSIEAILQELKQIRQRGYALDLEENESGITCIAAPVFDHLGKVVAAVSISGPTTRMTKDRLTQLGPIMIQTSLQISGRLGHLIPVQGEKRGKSGLEEASDSRPR from the coding sequence TTGCAAAGAGATAATGTGGTGAAGTCTGTAAGCAGGGCACTGGATATTATCGCACTAGTGGGAATGAAAAAGGGCGGGCTTGGTGTTACAGAGATTGCTAATCAAATTGATATCAATAAAAGCTCTGTTTTTAGAACCCTTTCTACACTTGTTCAATATGGGTATATCGAGCAGGATCGTGAAACAGGTAAGTACAAGCTTGGCTATAAGTTTCTGGATATTAGTTCTAAGCTGTTAGAATCCATCGATATAAGGTCCGAAGCGAAACCCTTTCTAAAAGAACTAGAAAATATGACGAATGAAGTCATTCATCTCGTTGTCTACGACCAGGCGGAAGTCGTCTACATTGAGAAATTAGAAGGAACGGAAACCTTAAGAACCCATTCAAAGGTTGGAAAAAGAGCTCCGATGCATTGTACGTCCGTTGGGAAGGCCATTCTAGCCCATTTACCTGAAAATGATGTCCTTTCAATCCTGGACCGAAAAGGAATGCCCTATCATACAGACCATACCATTACTTCAATCGAGGCAATCCTTCAAGAGTTAAAACAAATAAGACAAAGAGGTTATGCTTTAGATTTGGAAGAAAATGAATCCGGGATAACCTGTATCGCTGCTCCAGTTTTTGATCATTTAGGAAAAGTAGTCGCAGCTGTGAGTATATCTGGACCAACCACAAGGATGACCAAGGATAGATTAACCCAGCTTGGACCGATTATGATTCAAACAAGCCTGCAAATATCAGGGAGACTAGGGCATTTGATTCCTGTACAAGGTGAAAAACGAGGCAAGAGTGGTTTAGAAGAGGCATCTGATTCCCGTCCAAGGTGA
- a CDS encoding acryloyl-CoA reductase encodes MMKMEIFKLMEVIVLNENFKALVVDKTETDFSVGVKDLSLNDLPAGEVLIKVAYSSINYKDGLASIPEGKIVRSYPFVPGIDLAGVVVSSEDPRYSAGVQVIATSYEIGVSHYGGYSEYARIPADWVVPLPENLSLKEAMIYGTAGFTAALSIQRLEENGLTPEKGKVLVTGATGGVGSIAVAILAKRGYDVVASTGKESEYEYLHKLGAKEVVSRNEVYNGKVKTLDTQLWAAAVDPVGGESLAAILSKIHYNGSVAVSGLTGGGNVPTTVFPFILRGINLLGIDSVYCPMEVRKPLWERMAADFKPEVLDSIFKEIKLEELPQTLPIILQGQARGRFIVKI; translated from the coding sequence ATGATGAAAATGGAAATTTTTAAATTAATGGAGGTCATCGTTTTGAATGAGAATTTCAAAGCCTTAGTCGTTGATAAGACAGAAACTGATTTCAGTGTTGGGGTTAAAGATCTTTCCCTTAATGATTTACCAGCTGGCGAGGTACTGATCAAAGTTGCCTATTCCAGTATTAATTACAAAGATGGATTAGCCAGTATTCCTGAAGGTAAAATTGTAAGGTCTTATCCTTTTGTACCAGGAATTGATTTGGCAGGAGTTGTAGTCTCCTCTGAAGATCCTCGTTACTCAGCGGGTGTTCAAGTCATTGCTACTAGTTATGAAATTGGTGTCTCCCATTATGGCGGGTATAGTGAATATGCACGAATTCCAGCTGATTGGGTGGTACCGTTACCAGAAAACCTTTCGTTAAAAGAAGCGATGATCTACGGAACCGCCGGGTTTACAGCAGCCCTTTCTATTCAAAGACTTGAAGAAAATGGGCTAACTCCTGAAAAAGGGAAAGTGTTAGTTACAGGTGCTACTGGAGGCGTAGGAAGTATCGCCGTTGCTATTTTGGCTAAACGAGGCTATGATGTCGTGGCCAGTACCGGGAAAGAAAGTGAATATGAATATTTACATAAACTCGGTGCAAAAGAGGTTGTTTCTAGGAACGAAGTATACAACGGAAAAGTAAAAACTCTAGATACACAACTTTGGGCAGCTGCTGTCGACCCAGTTGGCGGAGAATCTTTAGCGGCTATTTTAAGTAAAATCCATTACAATGGTTCCGTTGCTGTCAGTGGATTAACAGGTGGCGGTAACGTACCTACGACTGTATTTCCATTCATCCTTCGAGGTATTAATCTCCTCGGGATTGACTCTGTCTATTGTCCGATGGAAGTACGCAAACCACTTTGGGAGCGAATGGCAGCTGATTTCAAACCGGAAGTTTTAGATTCCATTTTCAAAGAAATAAAACTAGAAGAGCTTCCACAGACACTGCCAATCATATTACAAGGGCAGGCAAGAGGTCGTTTTATTGTAAAAATTTAA
- a CDS encoding NAD(P)H-hydrate epimerase: protein MFVAGQKDMQKMDQYTIEKLGLPGAVLMENAGARVVEEIIQYTTDKNTRVIVLAGGGNNGGDGFVIARRLFDNGLSPKLWLLVDPERIKGDAKIHFDVYIKRGLPLFQLKEDNLQTLRDELNQADIISMPFLGRV from the coding sequence ATGTTTGTGGCTGGACAAAAGGATATGCAAAAAATGGATCAATACACCATTGAAAAACTCGGCTTACCTGGTGCTGTGTTAATGGAAAATGCAGGTGCAAGGGTAGTTGAGGAAATTATCCAATATACTACTGATAAAAATACCAGAGTGATTGTTTTGGCTGGAGGTGGTAACAACGGCGGAGATGGATTTGTTATTGCTCGCAGGCTCTTTGATAATGGATTAAGTCCGAAACTATGGCTATTAGTAGATCCTGAACGAATAAAAGGGGATGCAAAAATTCATTTCGATGTTTACATAAAAAGGGGATTACCCCTATTCCAACTCAAAGAAGACAATTTACAAACACTTCGGGATGAATTGAATCAAGCAGACATCATATCGATGCCATTTTTGGGACGGGTGTAG
- a CDS encoding NAD(P)H-hydrate dehydratase: MHDVISLINTYAGKKTIISVDIPSGVGSENGKVEGVAIKADMTITFVFPKKGFFLNDGPQYVGKWKAVDISVPPSIVEELGLEMPRLITEELAIASVPVRPKHGHKGTFGHALILGGSLQFVGAPIFSAKSALHSGAGLVTLAVPGTIYPMVAAQNPESLLLPLPAENGHFSDEAIHTISPMLHQFDTVAVGPGMSRFQEGEAWMKSLFSHLTNQPVVIDADALFLLRNQLDVLDNYKGIVIMTPHPGEMSKLLNKTVKEVEENRLEIASDFAKEHSIYLLLKGHRSVIATPTGELYINPYGHDALGKGGSGDILTGLIASFLAQGASPLHALISASYLHARAGEEKAKVQSHYGVMPFDIIEGVKKLLNEM, encoded by the coding sequence TTGCATGATGTTATTTCGCTGATTAATACATATGCAGGTAAGAAAACCATTATTTCGGTTGATATCCCATCAGGTGTTGGCAGTGAAAATGGGAAGGTAGAGGGTGTCGCTATTAAAGCAGACATGACCATTACTTTTGTGTTTCCCAAGAAAGGCTTCTTTTTAAATGATGGACCCCAATATGTTGGAAAGTGGAAGGCAGTCGATATTTCTGTGCCACCCTCGATTGTTGAAGAATTGGGGCTTGAAATGCCTAGGCTCATTACTGAAGAACTGGCTATTGCCTCCGTTCCAGTCAGACCCAAACATGGTCACAAGGGAACCTTCGGTCATGCACTGATTTTAGGCGGTTCTCTGCAATTTGTCGGTGCACCCATCTTTTCAGCAAAGTCTGCACTACATTCAGGGGCGGGATTAGTCACGTTAGCTGTTCCAGGTACAATTTATCCAATGGTCGCTGCACAAAATCCTGAATCTTTATTACTGCCTTTGCCTGCTGAGAATGGACATTTTTCTGATGAGGCAATTCACACTATCTCACCCATGCTTCATCAATTTGACACGGTTGCAGTTGGACCGGGAATGAGTAGATTTCAAGAAGGGGAAGCATGGATGAAATCCTTATTTTCTCACCTAACCAATCAACCCGTAGTGATAGATGCAGATGCATTATTCTTGCTCAGAAACCAATTGGACGTGCTGGATAACTATAAAGGAATAGTAATAATGACTCCTCATCCAGGTGAAATGTCAAAGTTGCTAAATAAAACGGTAAAAGAAGTGGAAGAAAATCGACTTGAAATTGCCAGCGATTTCGCGAAGGAACATTCTATTTATTTGCTGTTGAAAGGTCACCGTTCGGTCATTGCCACACCTACCGGCGAGCTATATATCAATCCGTACGGTCATGATGCTTTAGGAAAGGGCGGGAGTGGTGATATTCTCACAGGGCTTATTGCCTCGTTTCTTGCTCAAGGAGCTTCACCCTTACATGCTCTAATTTCTGCCAGCTATTTACATGCACGAGCTGGTGAAGAGAAAGCAAAAGTCCAATCGCACTATGGCGTAATGCCTTTTGATATCATTGAAGGGGTAAAAAAGCTTTTAAATGAGATGTAA
- a CDS encoding MFS transporter yields the protein MMVKNINKLYLIIFFHNLIPAYVIERLFWEQRGMSVLMVVLCEIIYAVTIVVFEIPTGVLADKFGRKPLLVLGAFLSMLEFIMLLSAHHFWSFALVVSLAGISSACTSGAWNALLYDSLAAVQKQRFFEKIVGRMNSLDFVGSLIAALSGGVLAKYYGFEFNYILSAISMFLAFVLTLLVKEPSRISLNGDTQTIQENFMFYIRKSFSIYKTNPKLVSIITHAMAIGACITYLDEFWQLYLDEIGYSVLFFGVFSALISLARIPGNLLASYLRSYFIAESIILFILGITTVCFFMTVIFHGSIGLIMILIIFLASGVMDPIVIGYIHHHGNSEIRATMESIQSLIESIITFTVGIVFGMISTNISVISGFFFLGVFSCLFYFFFLRKIRCFAKG from the coding sequence ATGATGGTAAAAAACATTAATAAACTGTACTTAATAATATTTTTCCATAACCTTATCCCTGCATATGTAATTGAAAGATTGTTCTGGGAGCAGCGGGGTATGTCGGTTTTAATGGTTGTGCTTTGCGAAATTATCTATGCCGTTACAATTGTCGTTTTTGAGATACCTACAGGAGTTTTGGCCGATAAATTTGGGCGAAAACCATTGCTCGTTTTGGGTGCATTCTTATCAATGTTGGAATTTATTATGCTGCTATCTGCCCATCACTTTTGGTCATTTGCCTTGGTAGTGAGTTTAGCAGGAATATCAAGCGCCTGTACAAGTGGTGCCTGGAATGCACTCCTCTATGACTCACTGGCAGCAGTCCAAAAGCAAAGATTTTTTGAGAAAATTGTCGGGAGAATGAATTCACTCGATTTTGTCGGCTCATTGATTGCGGCACTATCGGGGGGAGTCCTAGCAAAATATTATGGTTTTGAGTTTAACTATATTCTTTCGGCAATAAGCATGTTCCTTGCTTTTGTACTCACTTTGTTAGTAAAAGAGCCTTCAAGGATAAGTCTAAATGGAGATACACAAACGATACAGGAAAATTTTATGTTTTATATTAGAAAATCTTTTTCTATTTATAAAACCAATCCAAAGTTAGTTTCGATTATTACGCATGCAATGGCTATTGGTGCCTGCATCACGTATTTAGATGAGTTTTGGCAGCTTTATTTAGATGAAATTGGCTATTCTGTGCTTTTTTTCGGAGTATTTTCAGCTTTAATATCGCTGGCAAGAATTCCTGGAAACCTACTTGCTTCGTATCTGCGTAGCTATTTTATTGCAGAATCAATCATTCTATTTATACTAGGAATCACCACTGTGTGCTTTTTTATGACAGTTATTTTTCACGGCAGTATCGGCTTAATTATGATTCTAATCATCTTTTTAGCTAGTGGGGTAATGGATCCTATTGTAATTGGATATATTCACCATCATGGAAATTCAGAGATACGAGCCACAATGGAGTCCATACAATCCTTGATTGAGAGCATCATTACGTTTACAGTCGGCATCGTATTTGGAATGATCTCGACAAATATTTCAGTCATATCGGGTTTTTTCTTTTTAGGAGTTTTCTCCTGTCTTTTTTACTTTTTCTTTTTAAGAAAAATTCGGTGCTTTGCAAAAGGGTAG
- a CDS encoding DUF1002 domain-containing protein, with protein MKRFYKVTAFAIILALLFSVSSTSKVFADTNTNGNNEESINEKFGLPIVVYGEALSEAQKDEVRELLKVKDTSKVKEITVSGKDLVTYIKGDPHSNMYSSAKITRKDSGEGLVINQVTPENITEVTNEMYANALLTAGIQDAVVDVASPVKVSGHSALVGIYKAYDAGEGAGLNKERTEVANEELNLATDLAKKEGLDQDKVSELLTEIKKEIAEQNPATKEELAAIIDEKLKALEINLSAEDRQLLLDLFEKMRDLNINFDNVKSQLENLTNDIQQRIEEAVGDKNFLQKVADFFKELIESIKSIFS; from the coding sequence ATGAAACGTTTTTATAAGGTGACGGCATTTGCTATTATTCTTGCTTTACTTTTTTCAGTAAGTAGTACAAGCAAGGTGTTCGCCGATACGAATACTAATGGCAATAATGAAGAAAGTATCAACGAAAAGTTTGGGCTGCCAATCGTGGTTTATGGAGAAGCATTATCAGAGGCTCAAAAGGATGAAGTTAGAGAGCTATTAAAGGTAAAGGATACAAGCAAGGTAAAAGAGATTACTGTTTCAGGAAAAGATCTTGTTACTTATATTAAAGGGGATCCACACTCTAATATGTATTCCTCCGCTAAAATTACGAGAAAAGATTCAGGTGAAGGACTTGTTATTAATCAGGTGACTCCCGAAAATATTACTGAGGTTACCAATGAAATGTATGCAAACGCCTTGTTGACTGCTGGTATTCAGGATGCCGTCGTGGATGTGGCTTCCCCGGTAAAGGTAAGCGGACATTCTGCGTTGGTAGGAATCTATAAAGCCTATGATGCAGGAGAAGGTGCAGGATTAAATAAAGAACGGACAGAGGTTGCCAATGAAGAGTTGAACTTAGCAACTGACTTGGCTAAAAAGGAAGGGTTAGATCAGGATAAGGTTAGTGAGCTATTAACTGAAATTAAAAAGGAAATAGCAGAGCAGAATCCAGCAACAAAAGAAGAACTTGCTGCTATTATTGATGAGAAGTTAAAGGCCCTGGAGATCAACTTAAGTGCAGAAGACCGACAGCTGTTACTAGACTTATTTGAAAAAATGAGAGACCTAAATATTAATTTCGATAATGTTAAATCACAGCTTGAAAATCTTACTAATGACATTCAGCAACGGATTGAAGAAGCAGTAGGCGACAAGAATTTTCTGCAAAAAGTAGCAGATTTCTTTAAAGAATTAATCGAAAGTATTAAAAGTATATTCTCATAA
- the ftsZ gene encoding cell division protein FtsZ: MWDFEMDIDQVARIKVIGVGGGGNNAVNRMIEDGVQGVEFIAVNTDAQALKLSKAEIKMQIGATLTRGLGAGANPEVGRNAVEESRKQIQEVLKGADMVFVTAGMGGGTGTGAAPAIAQISRELGALTIGVVTRPFGFEGRKRATNAAAGIDLMREAVDTLIIVPNDRLLQIVDKKTPMIQAFREADNVLRQGVQGISDLIAVPGLINLDFADVKTIMSNQGTALMGIGLAKGKDRAVEAAKKAISSPLLETSIDGAQGVLMNITGGSNLSLYEVQEAADIVSSAADKELNMIFGSIINEDFKDEIMITVIATGFSETELSSRKSAAAPTRDTNSRPQSQGFSRREQSVQEEPVQSNERPRQQLEDGLDIPTFLRNRNRR, from the coding sequence GTGTGGGATTTTGAAATGGACATAGATCAAGTTGCAAGAATTAAAGTTATTGGTGTTGGCGGCGGCGGTAATAATGCCGTTAACCGAATGATAGAGGACGGCGTTCAAGGAGTAGAATTTATCGCGGTTAATACAGATGCTCAAGCACTTAAACTATCAAAAGCAGAAATTAAAATGCAAATTGGCGCAACCTTAACGAGAGGTTTAGGCGCAGGTGCTAATCCTGAGGTTGGCAGGAATGCCGTCGAGGAAAGTAGAAAGCAGATCCAAGAAGTATTAAAAGGAGCAGATATGGTCTTTGTTACCGCTGGTATGGGCGGAGGAACTGGTACTGGTGCTGCGCCAGCTATTGCCCAAATCTCCCGTGAGCTAGGTGCTTTAACCATTGGTGTTGTGACACGTCCGTTTGGATTTGAGGGGCGTAAGCGCGCAACCAATGCAGCTGCAGGGATTGATTTGATGCGGGAAGCAGTAGACACATTGATTATTGTCCCTAACGATCGATTACTGCAAATCGTAGATAAGAAGACTCCTATGATTCAAGCATTTCGTGAAGCGGATAACGTGCTCAGACAGGGTGTGCAAGGGATTTCCGACCTAATTGCGGTTCCTGGATTAATCAACCTCGATTTTGCTGATGTTAAAACCATTATGTCTAATCAAGGGACAGCTTTAATGGGTATTGGTTTAGCTAAAGGTAAAGACCGTGCAGTCGAAGCAGCGAAGAAAGCTATTTCTAGTCCATTACTTGAAACTTCGATTGATGGAGCACAGGGAGTCCTAATGAACATCACAGGCGGCAGCAATTTAAGTCTTTATGAAGTACAAGAAGCTGCAGATATTGTTTCCTCTGCTGCAGACAAGGAATTAAATATGATCTTTGGTTCGATTATCAATGAAGACTTTAAAGATGAGATTATGATAACGGTCATCGCAACTGGTTTTTCTGAAACAGAACTTTCTTCAAGAAAAAGTGCGGCTGCGCCTACAAGGGACACGAATTCTAGACCACAGTCACAAGGTTTTTCACGACGTGAGCAAAGTGTTCAAGAAGAGCCCGTACAAAGTAATGAAAGACCAAGACAACAATTAGAAGATGGGTTAGATATCCCAACATTCCTTCGTAATCGAAATAGAAGATAA